Proteins from a genomic interval of Rhodothermales bacterium:
- a CDS encoding TonB-dependent receptor: protein MRATALAFLLLGTVTTSHAQISGTISDAETGAPLAGATVLVLETDSGTTADASGRFSLDSNRSELTLLVSYVGFAEQTRILRPESGAARADFRLVPQEGVLEEILIEQASMTGGLLGIKGHPGSAHLVTARGLATFETTDIHRALRTVPGVSIQEEDGYGLRPNIGLRGTGSERSSKITVMEDGILIAPAPYAASSAYYFPTTGRMSGIEVVKGSSQIKYGPFTTGGAINLLSTPIPQQTSGHLTLLAGDDANRLVHVHAGTSRERIAFLLETHRQQTDGFKQLDSGGSTGFEKSDVLAKLRFSSRASARVQQSLLFKASFTDELSDETYLGLTPGDFGLNPLRRYSGSQQDEMKTDQRQLLVRHRIQPIAGLNVITTAYTTRFNRNWYKLDKVTAGGEKVGIASLLADPIGNSAQYAVLTGDDASGLLSVKANNRAYRTMGLQTETTVVLGAHRVEAGARMHYDEMDRFQWVDDYSLEGTAMSLFREGTPGTESNRIESANAVAGWVQGSLAMGSLTFRPGLRFESVVQRREDFGKADPERTGASVTTRRNATSTLLPGLGMTWEASPYLTAFAGLHRGFAPGGTTEGARPEESLNYELGTRYGRGAIGFEAVLFASDYTNLLGSDLAAAGGTGSTDLFNGGAALVQGLEFSGTYNLGRLTDWRASVPVTVAYTRTKGSFLSDFESSFDPWGTVRVGDHLPYLAENQLNTTVAWEQDRVNVALSAFWVGQMRTRAGSGSPNADERIDSHLTLDLSVDVELRYGVSAFAVMKNLTDEVYVAARRPAGLRPGLPRSLMAGLRADF from the coding sequence ATGCGCGCAACTGCTCTGGCCTTTCTGCTGCTCGGCACGGTCACAACGTCCCATGCCCAGATCTCGGGTACCATCTCGGACGCCGAAACCGGCGCGCCGCTGGCTGGGGCTACCGTGCTGGTGCTGGAAACCGACAGCGGCACCACCGCGGATGCCTCCGGCCGTTTCAGCCTGGACTCCAATCGGAGTGAGCTCACGCTACTCGTTTCTTACGTGGGCTTCGCGGAACAGACGCGCATCCTGCGGCCGGAATCGGGCGCAGCCCGAGCCGACTTTCGCCTTGTCCCCCAGGAAGGGGTGTTGGAGGAGATCCTGATCGAACAGGCCTCGATGACAGGGGGCCTGCTTGGGATCAAGGGGCATCCTGGCTCGGCCCACCTGGTCACGGCCCGCGGATTGGCAACCTTCGAGACGACCGACATCCACCGGGCCCTGCGCACGGTCCCAGGGGTCTCCATCCAGGAAGAGGACGGGTACGGCCTGCGGCCTAACATCGGCCTGCGCGGCACAGGCTCTGAGCGATCCTCCAAGATCACGGTTATGGAGGATGGCATTCTCATCGCCCCTGCCCCGTATGCGGCTTCTTCGGCCTACTACTTCCCCACTACCGGCCGCATGAGCGGCATCGAGGTCGTCAAGGGCTCCAGCCAGATCAAGTACGGACCGTTCACGACCGGCGGCGCCATCAACCTCCTTTCTACTCCCATTCCGCAACAGACCTCGGGGCACCTCACCCTGCTGGCCGGGGACGATGCCAACCGCCTGGTGCACGTGCACGCCGGCACCAGCAGAGAGCGTATCGCATTCCTTCTGGAGACCCACAGGCAACAAACTGACGGCTTCAAGCAGCTCGATTCCGGAGGATCCACGGGCTTCGAAAAGAGTGATGTTCTGGCCAAGCTGCGATTCTCCAGCCGCGCCTCCGCCCGCGTTCAGCAGAGCCTGCTCTTCAAGGCCTCCTTCACGGACGAACTCTCTGACGAGACCTACCTGGGCCTCACTCCCGGAGACTTCGGCTTGAACCCGTTGCGCCGGTACTCGGGCTCCCAGCAGGACGAAATGAAGACCGATCAGCGGCAGCTTCTGGTTCGCCACCGCATCCAGCCCATCGCCGGCCTGAACGTGATCACCACGGCCTACACGACGCGCTTCAATCGCAACTGGTACAAGCTCGACAAGGTTACAGCCGGAGGAGAAAAGGTTGGAATTGCCTCTCTGCTTGCCGACCCGATTGGCAACTCGGCCCAGTACGCCGTGCTGACTGGAGACGACGCATCCGGACTCCTTTCGGTCAAAGCGAACAACCGCGCCTATCGAACGATGGGCCTGCAGACTGAGACGACCGTAGTGCTCGGTGCCCATCGGGTAGAGGCCGGTGCGCGCATGCATTATGACGAGATGGATCGTTTCCAGTGGGTGGACGATTACAGCCTGGAAGGCACTGCCATGTCCCTGTTCAGGGAGGGCACTCCCGGTACGGAGTCCAACCGGATCGAGAGCGCAAACGCCGTGGCCGGCTGGGTGCAGGGTTCACTGGCGATGGGCTCGCTGACATTCCGACCGGGATTGCGGTTTGAGTCGGTCGTTCAGCGACGCGAGGATTTTGGCAAGGCGGACCCGGAACGCACCGGCGCATCAGTGACGACCCGGCGTAACGCCACATCGACCCTTCTGCCCGGACTGGGCATGACCTGGGAAGCCTCGCCGTACCTGACGGCCTTTGCAGGACTGCACCGGGGCTTTGCGCCGGGAGGGACCACGGAGGGAGCGCGTCCCGAGGAGAGCCTGAACTACGAATTGGGCACCCGCTACGGTCGTGGCGCCATCGGTTTTGAGGCCGTGCTCTTTGCCTCCGACTACACCAACCTTCTGGGATCGGATCTGGCGGCCGCCGGCGGTACCGGATCCACGGATTTGTTCAACGGTGGCGCCGCACTGGTGCAGGGTCTGGAGTTCAGCGGTACCTACAATCTCGGCCGCCTGACCGACTGGAGGGCGTCCGTGCCGGTGACCGTTGCCTACACTCGGACAAAGGGCTCGTTTTTGAGTGACTTTGAATCATCATTCGATCCCTGGGGGACCGTCAGGGTAGGAGACCACCTGCCCTACCTGGCTGAAAACCAGCTCAATACCACGGTTGCGTGGGAGCAAGACCGGGTAAACGTGGCCTTGTCTGCCTTCTGGGTGGGCCAGATGCGCACGCGCGCAGGATCCGGTAGCCCGAATGCGGACGAGCGCATCGACAGTCACCTCACGCTGGACCTCTCGGTGGACGTCGAACTGCGCTACGGCGTGAGTGCGTTTGCCGTGATGAAGAACCTGACCGACGAGGTGTACGTGGCCGCCCGCAGACCGGCCGGCCTGCGACCAGGCCTGCCCCGTTCCCTGATGGCCGGACTGCGCGCGGACTTCTAG
- the tig gene encoding trigger factor — translation MPHTITKISDVEFELEVEASAEDIAPQLDEAVRRQRARTSMKGFRPGKVPAQLVRKMYGKALAYGVAEDKVQKTYKEEVLDNEAYQVLGQPTITELDYEYGGDLKAKVRFGVRPEFEIVSLDGAEVSRLEHTISDEEVEEELERVRERNADLSPVEGPSREDSFILTDIYEVDEETGELTGDHRHDVAFFLGSDELTDETRKALIGLEPGGMARVQLVRQEDDTEAEFEVRLKEVKSRELPDLDDDLAKAASKGSIETLDELRTQLRERMQQSVDQTSRELFEGALIRQVLQRHEFEVPESVVDMYVEGRLENFKKQAGDRLPEDFDDAAFMEAGRPDAEKQARWMFIRDRVSKNESFEVSDEDRVAYFEQNAMGDGLTPDFMMQYYRSMPQMMQQLDDMLLTRKVLDFFADQATVVGKDREAMQKEAAEERA, via the coding sequence ATGCCCCACACCATCACCAAGATCAGCGACGTCGAGTTCGAGCTCGAGGTCGAGGCCTCCGCGGAGGACATCGCCCCCCAACTGGATGAGGCCGTGCGGCGGCAGCGCGCCCGCACATCCATGAAAGGCTTCCGCCCGGGCAAGGTGCCGGCTCAGCTGGTGCGCAAGATGTACGGCAAGGCACTCGCCTATGGCGTGGCCGAGGACAAGGTTCAGAAGACCTACAAGGAAGAGGTCCTGGACAACGAGGCGTACCAGGTGCTGGGCCAGCCAACCATTACCGAGCTCGACTACGAGTATGGTGGAGACCTGAAGGCCAAGGTGCGCTTTGGCGTGCGGCCGGAATTCGAGATCGTATCGCTGGACGGCGCCGAGGTGTCGCGACTTGAGCACACGATCTCGGATGAGGAGGTCGAAGAAGAGCTGGAGCGCGTGCGCGAGCGTAATGCCGATTTGTCACCTGTGGAGGGGCCGAGCCGGGAAGACAGCTTCATCCTGACCGACATCTACGAAGTGGATGAGGAAACCGGAGAGCTGACGGGCGATCACCGTCACGACGTGGCCTTTTTCCTCGGCAGCGACGAGTTGACGGATGAGACGCGTAAAGCCCTCATCGGACTTGAGCCCGGCGGTATGGCGCGGGTACAGCTCGTGCGTCAGGAAGACGACACCGAGGCCGAATTCGAGGTCCGTCTCAAGGAGGTCAAGAGCCGCGAACTGCCCGATCTGGATGATGACCTGGCCAAGGCCGCTTCAAAGGGATCGATCGAGACGCTGGATGAATTGCGCACGCAGCTCCGGGAGCGCATGCAGCAGTCAGTGGATCAGACGAGTCGTGAACTGTTCGAGGGTGCCCTGATTCGACAGGTCCTGCAGCGTCACGAATTCGAAGTCCCTGAGTCCGTCGTCGACATGTACGTGGAAGGGCGCCTGGAGAACTTCAAGAAGCAGGCCGGTGATCGCCTCCCGGAGGATTTTGACGATGCGGCCTTCATGGAAGCCGGCAGGCCGGATGCTGAAAAGCAGGCCCGCTGGATGTTCATTCGGGATCGCGTCTCGAAGAACGAAAGCTTTGAGGTGTCCGATGAGGACCGCGTGGCATACTTCGAGCAGAATGCGATGGGCGATGGGCTCACGCCCGACTTCATGATGCAGTACTATCGCTCCATGCCGCAGATGATGCAGCAGCTGGACGACATGCTGCTGACCCGCAAGGTGCTGGACTTTTTTGCCGATCAGGCCACCGTGGTCGGAAAAGACCGCGAGGCCATGCAGAAAGAAGCGGCCGAAGAACGCGCCTAG
- a CDS encoding cysteine desulfurase codes for MSASIYLDNNATTPVDPDVVQAMLPYFGTQFGNPSSKRHAYGWTADEAVAIAREQVASLVGARPDWVHFTAGATEAINWAIKAWCFGNEGKGKHIITVATEHPAVLRSCEWLERLGWSVTTLATDHRGLVAAEQVEEALTPETVLVCAMWANNEIGTVHPVARIADVVQPHQAALLVDATQALGKIPVTMGSVDFLACSAHKLYGPKGVGALLINGDKPRLRLEPWMHGGGQEFGRRAGTLNVPGIVGLGAAAEKAEGLLDQEGPHLARLRDGLEAKLKESTVVVINGEGAERLPNTSSVTFPGVDTAKLIGAVPELAVSTGSACSTGAGKPSHVLQAIGSDLESATLRLSLGRFTSEEAALRAAALLSEAVSQLQPVPLD; via the coding sequence GTGAGTGCTTCGATCTACCTGGACAACAATGCCACTACACCGGTCGACCCGGACGTGGTGCAGGCCATGCTGCCGTATTTCGGCACGCAGTTCGGCAACCCCTCGAGCAAGCGGCACGCATACGGATGGACGGCCGATGAGGCCGTTGCGATCGCCCGCGAACAGGTAGCAAGTCTGGTCGGCGCTCGTCCGGACTGGGTGCATTTCACCGCCGGGGCCACCGAGGCCATCAACTGGGCCATCAAGGCCTGGTGCTTCGGAAACGAGGGGAAAGGAAAGCACATTATCACGGTAGCCACGGAGCATCCCGCCGTGCTTCGCTCCTGCGAGTGGTTGGAACGGCTCGGATGGTCCGTGACCACACTGGCTACCGATCATCGCGGTCTGGTAGCTGCGGAGCAGGTGGAAGAAGCCCTCACGCCTGAGACCGTGCTGGTCTGCGCCATGTGGGCCAACAACGAAATCGGCACGGTTCACCCCGTCGCTCGGATTGCCGACGTGGTCCAGCCTCATCAGGCCGCCCTGTTGGTAGATGCCACGCAGGCGTTGGGCAAGATTCCGGTGACGATGGGCTCGGTGGACTTCCTGGCCTGTTCGGCCCACAAACTCTACGGCCCTAAAGGTGTGGGCGCCCTGTTGATCAACGGCGACAAACCCCGCCTCCGGTTGGAACCGTGGATGCATGGAGGGGGGCAGGAGTTCGGGCGACGCGCCGGTACCCTCAACGTGCCGGGCATCGTGGGCCTTGGAGCCGCGGCCGAAAAGGCCGAAGGCCTGCTGGACCAGGAAGGCCCACATCTTGCCCGGTTGCGGGATGGCCTCGAGGCAAAGCTGAAGGAGAGCACGGTGGTCGTCATAAACGGCGAGGGTGCCGAACGGCTGCCCAATACATCCAGCGTGACATTCCCAGGTGTGGATACCGCCAAGCTGATCGGTGCCGTGCCGGAGCTGGCGGTATCGACCGGGAGCGCTTGCTCCACGGGAGCCGGCAAGCCCAGCCATGTGCTTCAGGCCATCGGATCGGACCTCGAAAGTGCGACACTCCGGCTCAGTCTCGGACGGTTCACCTCAGAAGAGGCGGCGCTCCGGGCGGCAGCGCTCCTGTCGGAGGCCGTTTCACAACTGCAACCCGTCCCGCTTGACTGA
- the clpP gene encoding ATP-dependent Clp endopeptidase proteolytic subunit ClpP, whose protein sequence is MNTLVPMVVEQSSRGERAYDIFSRLLKERIIMLGTAVNDAVANLMVAQLLYLTSEDPDRDINIYINSPGGSIDSGLAIYDTMQYIQPHCSTICVGLAASMGSVLLAAGENGKRAALPNSRVMIHQPWMGGVQGQASDIEIHAREILKMKQNLYQILADHTGQTKDQIEADGDRDHWLSAAEAKDYGLIDNVLTPNSPKAKDSEDG, encoded by the coding sequence ATGAACACCCTCGTTCCGATGGTGGTGGAGCAGTCGTCTCGCGGTGAGCGCGCCTACGACATCTTCAGCCGCCTGCTGAAAGAGCGCATCATCATGCTCGGAACGGCCGTGAATGATGCGGTGGCCAACTTGATGGTGGCCCAGCTGCTGTACCTGACGTCCGAGGATCCGGATCGGGACATCAACATCTACATCAACTCGCCGGGTGGCTCCATCGACTCAGGTCTGGCCATCTACGATACCATGCAGTACATCCAGCCGCACTGCTCCACCATATGCGTGGGCCTGGCGGCGTCGATGGGTTCTGTGCTGTTGGCTGCCGGCGAGAACGGGAAGCGTGCCGCACTGCCGAATTCCCGCGTCATGATCCATCAGCCCTGGATGGGCGGTGTGCAGGGTCAGGCCTCGGATATCGAGATTCACGCCCGCGAGATCCTCAAAATGAAGCAGAACCTCTACCAGATCCTGGCCGACCACACCGGTCAGACCAAGGATCAGATTGAGGCAGATGGCGACCGCGACCACTGGCTGAGCGCAGCCGAGGCCAAAGACTACGGTCTTATTGACAACGTGCTCACGCCCAACTCTCCGAAAGCCAAGGATTCCGAAGACGGGTAA
- a CDS encoding PD40 domain-containing protein, with translation MLRRLSILLSLAAVALCAAAPAAAQYFRYGKNKVHYDSQPWYYLRTEHFDVYYYEGGKELADFAAHAAEEAYLKVADLFAYEPTGPIPMLVYTSHNAFAVTNAVELPTFSDGIGGVTELFKNRIAVPFTGDYADFRHVIHHELVHAVINDIYYGGSIQSIIANNIQTRIPLWFNEGLAEYSAADGWDSESDMYLREAILEDHLPEINRLGGFFAYRGGQGVWDYIGEQYGREKIAEILNRLRLSRSVDGSFRRAIGLDVEQLSERWQRSLREIHFPEVAAREDLSEIGRAIVTREEGFYNTSPALSPQGDRVAYISTRSGLFDVYIASVADGRVEKRLIQGQTSTGFESLRLLTPSLAWSPDGSTLALAVKQGEADAVALVDVETGSSRHIRVGDTEQIFSVAWHPEGRRLAVSAADGPQSDIYVVDAQGHRAVNLTNDAFSDHEPVWSPDGRFLVFQSDRGERLLLGQETVRMLDHNFEQKSLYRLVPGRGYVDRLTNSGRWEDGRPQFGPDANRLLFISDRNGVPNLHLKDLESGLERAVTDLTIGAMGMSVAANGQRAAVVSLKDGTPSIFVLRTPFERTPPDALRPNVWAQRMDPTSTVDAPALALAGSAQRRSNPFLRSAAHAPQPQVAPEFEIAGLGGDDDPIRLAPDSPVVDSILADIQVDFRNYTFSPAFSEAARDLVGRPSLLSSDYLPRAVVDDDGEYAPRKYKLDFSPDIVHGAAGYDALYGVQGLTQMIFSDMLGNHRITVATNLLIDLRNSDYLLSYEYLPRRVDWTTSGFHVSRLLANFADNRPTYYRYRQYGASLSASYPLSKFRRVDAEISLIGVNQTDITDALQPSATRSLIVPRLTFTRDVTTPGYLHPVDGSRMAMSLSGSPFGLGGQPTRFITALGDIRTYHSFLGGAYTFAVRGSAAASLGPERQLFYTSGVLNWINRTFDDLNGLPIDDASDFILATPIVPLRGFDINARNGSYFGLVNAEFRFPLVAAMLPGPMPFLPLYNIQGQVFADAGMIWGGRNDGDGLSLRTHHPDGYMVFDDLLTSAGFGVRTIFLGYPLRFDFAWPFDGRGFGDRRTYISLGLDF, from the coding sequence ATGCTGCGTCGCCTGTCCATTCTCCTGAGTCTGGCAGCGGTGGCCCTTTGCGCTGCCGCTCCGGCAGCGGCGCAGTACTTCCGGTATGGGAAGAACAAGGTGCACTACGACAGCCAGCCGTGGTACTACCTGCGTACCGAGCACTTCGACGTTTACTACTACGAGGGTGGCAAGGAACTGGCGGATTTCGCGGCACACGCTGCGGAAGAGGCTTATCTGAAGGTAGCAGACCTCTTCGCGTACGAGCCGACCGGCCCGATTCCGATGCTGGTGTACACCAGCCATAATGCGTTCGCGGTTACGAATGCGGTGGAATTGCCCACGTTCTCCGATGGCATCGGCGGTGTTACGGAGCTGTTCAAGAATCGGATCGCCGTTCCCTTCACGGGAGACTATGCCGACTTCAGGCATGTCATTCACCACGAGTTGGTGCACGCCGTCATCAACGACATCTATTACGGCGGCTCCATCCAGTCCATCATCGCCAATAACATCCAGACGCGGATCCCGCTCTGGTTCAACGAAGGGCTGGCCGAATATTCCGCTGCCGATGGGTGGGACAGCGAGTCGGACATGTACCTGCGGGAGGCCATCCTGGAGGATCACCTGCCGGAAATAAACCGCCTCGGAGGATTCTTCGCCTACCGTGGCGGCCAGGGCGTTTGGGACTACATCGGCGAGCAATACGGCCGTGAGAAGATCGCGGAGATCCTGAATCGGCTTCGGCTGTCCCGATCTGTCGACGGCAGCTTCAGGCGGGCCATAGGTCTGGATGTCGAGCAGTTGAGTGAGCGCTGGCAGCGCAGTCTCCGGGAAATCCACTTCCCGGAAGTTGCTGCCCGCGAGGACCTGAGTGAGATCGGCCGAGCCATCGTGACGCGCGAGGAGGGCTTCTACAATACCAGCCCGGCGCTGTCGCCCCAGGGTGACCGGGTCGCGTATATCTCGACCCGAAGCGGCCTGTTTGACGTCTACATCGCATCGGTGGCGGACGGAAGGGTCGAGAAAAGGCTGATCCAGGGTCAGACCAGCACCGGGTTCGAAAGTCTGCGACTGCTTACCCCGAGCCTTGCCTGGAGCCCTGACGGGTCGACCCTTGCTCTGGCCGTCAAGCAGGGTGAAGCGGACGCCGTCGCACTGGTCGATGTCGAAACCGGCTCATCCCGGCACATCCGGGTCGGCGACACCGAGCAGATTTTCTCAGTGGCCTGGCACCCCGAAGGTCGTCGCCTCGCCGTCTCGGCAGCCGATGGGCCACAGTCCGACATCTACGTCGTGGACGCGCAGGGTCATCGGGCCGTCAATCTGACGAATGACGCTTTCAGCGACCATGAGCCGGTCTGGTCTCCGGATGGTCGGTTTCTGGTGTTTCAATCCGATCGTGGAGAGCGGCTGCTGCTCGGACAGGAAACCGTGCGCATGCTCGACCACAACTTTGAGCAGAAGAGCCTCTACCGCCTGGTGCCCGGCCGAGGCTACGTGGACCGGCTCACCAATTCTGGCCGATGGGAAGACGGTCGGCCGCAGTTCGGACCGGACGCCAACAGGTTGCTGTTCATTTCTGACCGCAATGGCGTACCGAACCTGCACCTCAAGGACCTGGAATCGGGACTGGAGCGCGCCGTCACCGACCTGACCATAGGTGCGATGGGCATGTCCGTGGCCGCGAACGGCCAGCGCGCCGCGGTCGTGAGTTTGAAGGACGGAACGCCGTCCATTTTTGTGCTGCGCACGCCATTTGAGCGCACGCCGCCGGACGCGCTTCGTCCCAATGTGTGGGCCCAACGCATGGATCCTACCTCGACGGTGGACGCCCCTGCCCTGGCCCTGGCCGGATCGGCCCAGCGGCGGAGCAATCCTTTTCTGCGCTCGGCCGCTCACGCGCCCCAGCCTCAGGTCGCGCCCGAGTTTGAAATCGCCGGACTTGGAGGTGATGATGACCCCATCCGGCTCGCGCCGGACTCGCCCGTCGTCGATTCCATCCTGGCAGACATCCAGGTCGACTTCCGCAACTACACGTTCAGCCCGGCCTTCTCAGAGGCGGCGCGTGATCTGGTGGGACGCCCGTCACTCCTGTCGTCAGACTATCTGCCACGAGCCGTGGTCGACGACGACGGCGAATATGCGCCTCGCAAGTACAAGCTCGACTTCTCGCCGGACATCGTACACGGTGCGGCCGGGTACGATGCACTTTACGGCGTGCAGGGACTGACCCAGATGATTTTCTCCGACATGCTGGGGAATCACCGCATCACCGTGGCGACGAACCTGCTGATCGACCTGCGGAATTCGGACTACCTGCTTTCCTATGAGTACCTGCCCCGGCGCGTGGACTGGACCACCTCCGGTTTCCACGTGTCGCGACTGCTTGCCAACTTTGCGGATAATCGGCCCACCTATTACCGCTACCGGCAGTACGGTGCTTCGCTGTCGGCAAGCTACCCGTTGTCCAAGTTCCGACGGGTCGATGCAGAGATATCCTTGATCGGCGTAAACCAGACCGACATCACGGATGCCCTGCAGCCCTCCGCCACTCGGTCCCTGATCGTGCCGAGGCTCACGTTCACACGAGATGTGACGACACCCGGCTACCTGCATCCTGTGGACGGATCCCGGATGGCGATGAGCCTGTCAGGGAGCCCGTTCGGCCTGGGGGGACAGCCGACACGCTTCATCACCGCACTGGGCGATATCCGCACCTACCACTCCTTCCTGGGTGGTGCCTATACCTTCGCAGTTCGTGGGTCTGCAGCCGCGAGTCTGGGGCCGGAGCGCCAACTGTTCTACACATCAGGCGTCTTGAACTGGATCAATCGCACCTTCGACGACCTGAACGGACTGCCCATCGATGATGCCAGCGACTTCATCCTCGCAACGCCCATCGTCCCCCTGCGCGGCTTCGACATCAACGCCAGAAACGGATCCTACTTCGGCCTGGTCAATGCCGAGTTTCGTTTCCCGCTGGTCGCCGCCATGCTCCCGGGGCCCATGCCTTTTCTGCCGCTCTACAACATTCAGGGGCAGGTCTTCGCCGACGCCGGCATGATCTGGGGTGGCCGCAACGATGGTGACGGCCTGTCGCTGCGCACCCACCACCCGGACGGATACATGGTGTTCGATGATCTGCTGACGTCGGCAGGGTTTGGTGTACGCACCATTTTCCTGGGCTACCCACTCCGCTTCGACTTTGCCTGGCCGTTCGATGGACGCGGCTTTGGAGACCGGCGCACGTATATCTCACTGGGTCTCGACTTCTGA
- a CDS encoding zinc-dependent peptidase produces the protein MRILTRSHLAYTLVLATLIGVGIGTMSALGLEAGWFPGLIAFAAMVVLLQRKSLRRWRTTRAPLPEWKRKWLATHLPLYTSLSQTDRGRFDVDVQIVLNEWRFEGVNGAQPTEARRLSVAAGAALLMHGHPEWELPYRQGVLFYPDHFDDDYDIEAHADFDGMAHQQGPIILSIRALDTAWNRPGDGNVVLHELAHLLDYKTEFADGMPALVDARSADAWADLVDREMDRIERGDSIIRDYGATEPAEFFACAVESFFVEPSRLARHHAELFGALKALFNLDPRAGTTVR, from the coding sequence ATGCGCATCCTGACCCGATCACATCTTGCTTACACGCTGGTCCTTGCCACCCTTATCGGCGTCGGCATTGGCACCATGTCCGCGCTGGGCCTGGAGGCGGGCTGGTTTCCCGGGTTGATCGCGTTCGCGGCGATGGTCGTTCTCCTGCAGCGAAAGTCGCTGCGCCGATGGCGCACAACCCGCGCCCCCCTACCGGAGTGGAAACGGAAATGGTTGGCGACGCACCTCCCGCTGTACACCAGCTTGTCTCAGACCGATCGGGGCCGGTTCGATGTCGACGTACAGATTGTTCTGAACGAGTGGCGCTTTGAGGGTGTGAACGGCGCTCAGCCCACAGAAGCACGCCGCCTCTCGGTAGCCGCCGGTGCGGCCCTGCTCATGCACGGTCATCCCGAGTGGGAGCTACCGTACAGACAGGGCGTGCTGTTCTACCCGGACCACTTTGATGACGACTACGACATCGAGGCTCATGCCGACTTTGACGGTATGGCACATCAGCAGGGCCCGATAATTCTATCGATTCGGGCGCTGGACACCGCCTGGAATCGGCCAGGTGACGGAAACGTGGTGCTCCATGAACTAGCGCACCTTCTGGACTACAAGACCGAGTTTGCGGACGGCATGCCGGCCCTGGTGGACGCGCGTTCAGCCGACGCCTGGGCAGACCTGGTTGACCGGGAAATGGATCGCATAGAGCGCGGGGACTCCATCATCCGGGACTACGGCGCCACCGAGCCCGCGGAGTTCTTTGCCTGCGCGGTGGAGAGCTTCTTCGTGGAGCCGTCTCGCCTTGCTCGACATCACGCCGAGTTGTTTGGCGCGCTCAAGGCACTCTTCAATTTGGACCCCCGGGCGGGCACTACGGTGCGCTGA
- a CDS encoding dienelactone hydrolase family protein, with amino-acid sequence MKHLFLPVAAALVIAACDHTYAEIEPEGPGIVNGIDLDPLFAPPTVAEVQAIRADWASRDTGVYDYNLVLAEQRRFNSTDMRVEIVSHRVGGTTHYGGIVVPEGSARGSMPVLLYLHGGDGGVSLDGEVAFVLQFFGALQDDWVVVVPSFRDEPLRYNGQSWRSDGPASPWNYDVDDAMALLSVAIETVPEIDPSRVASVGFSRGGAVAMLMSARDRRVDRVVEFFGPTDFFGPFVQDVAIETMQGMPRDLPGVDFMNENYLIPLANGEVSAASLRPQLVMRSAVLFVDQIAPLQAHHGDADTVVPVSQADLLIRAMDSAGKRPPDFEGFLYDNGEHNPITLPFAFDRTAEFLRPLVN; translated from the coding sequence ATGAAGCACCTCTTTCTGCCGGTCGCAGCCGCCCTGGTTATCGCGGCCTGCGACCACACCTACGCCGAGATCGAGCCGGAGGGCCCGGGCATAGTCAACGGCATCGATCTGGATCCCTTGTTTGCGCCCCCGACCGTCGCCGAAGTACAGGCGATTCGTGCCGACTGGGCCAGCCGAGACACGGGGGTGTACGACTACAACCTCGTCCTCGCCGAGCAGCGTCGGTTCAACTCCACAGACATGCGCGTGGAGATTGTTTCGCACCGTGTCGGGGGCACCACCCACTACGGCGGCATCGTCGTGCCGGAGGGTTCGGCACGGGGAAGCATGCCGGTCCTGCTCTACCTGCATGGCGGTGACGGGGGAGTCTCCCTGGACGGCGAAGTTGCTTTTGTACTTCAGTTCTTCGGAGCGCTCCAGGATGACTGGGTCGTGGTCGTTCCGTCTTTCAGGGACGAGCCGCTGCGATACAATGGACAATCGTGGCGTTCGGATGGGCCCGCCTCGCCCTGGAACTACGACGTGGACGACGCCATGGCCCTGCTGAGCGTGGCCATTGAGACCGTGCCGGAAATCGACCCCAGCCGGGTGGCTTCTGTCGGGTTCAGTCGTGGGGGGGCGGTCGCCATGCTCATGTCTGCGCGGGATCGCCGGGTGGATCGCGTGGTGGAATTCTTCGGCCCCACCGACTTCTTCGGTCCGTTCGTACAGGATGTCGCCATCGAGACCATGCAGGGCATGCCGCGCGACCTTCCGGGCGTGGACTTCATGAACGAGAACTACCTGATTCCCCTTGCCAATGGGGAGGTCTCGGCGGCCTCTCTGCGTCCGCAGCTGGTGATGCGGTCGGCCGTACTGTTTGTGGACCAGATTGCACCCCTGCAGGCCCACCACGGCGACGCAGACACCGTCGTGCCGGTCAGTCAGGCCGACCTGCTCATTCGGGCCATGGACTCAGCCGGCAAGCGCCCCCCGGACTTCGAGGGATTTCTCTACGACAATGGCGAGCACAATCCGATCACGCTGCCTTTCGCCTTCGATCGGACCGCCGAGTTTCTGAGGCCACTGGTCAACTAG